A genomic segment from Roseibium algicola encodes:
- a CDS encoding GTP pyrophosphokinase → MSEYSDKLRASYEAARGIYEQFTRRNEALLREVLAEGEDFYAIEARTKDLASFETKVDQPEKEQKYKDFTEITDLSGLRIICYLEEDVDRVCARLAELYEIDIQHSVNKNDQLDPNQFGYRSRHFVVRFTEERGSLMENAKFNGLKAEIQVRTILQHAWAAIDWKLRYKNPADVPQQLRRRVFRVSALLELVDDEFSSLSTSVAEVRKEYGRKVDAGDLTIAVDRESVDIFIEKDADLEALVKQAENVGFAIAPNHPNARDPYGGLTSTASRAGIATIDEIKAKIADVVERRDETLSKVVAAWKAPDHPPRLVMSKAGLARLAIVLSVGTEQAIRLIEEMPFGEKLQGALMKLLKDNLS, encoded by the coding sequence ATGTCCGAATACTCCGATAAACTGAGAGCCAGCTATGAAGCCGCTCGAGGCATTTATGAGCAGTTCACTCGGCGAAACGAGGCATTGCTGCGTGAAGTACTAGCTGAGGGCGAAGATTTCTACGCAATAGAGGCGCGGACAAAAGATTTGGCTAGCTTTGAGACCAAGGTCGATCAGCCGGAGAAGGAGCAGAAATACAAGGACTTCACCGAGATCACTGACCTCAGTGGCCTTCGGATAATTTGCTATTTAGAAGAAGATGTCGACCGCGTCTGCGCTCGGCTTGCCGAACTTTATGAGATTGATATCCAGCACTCAGTTAACAAGAATGATCAACTAGATCCAAACCAATTCGGCTACCGATCTCGGCACTTTGTGGTCCGTTTCACTGAGGAGCGCGGATCTTTGATGGAAAATGCCAAGTTTAATGGACTCAAGGCCGAGATCCAAGTGCGGACTATCCTTCAACACGCTTGGGCCGCTATTGATTGGAAACTGCGATACAAGAATCCCGCTGATGTTCCGCAGCAACTCAGACGGAGAGTGTTTAGAGTAAGCGCCCTTCTGGAGCTGGTTGACGATGAGTTCTCTTCTCTTTCCACATCGGTAGCGGAAGTTCGCAAGGAGTACGGACGTAAGGTCGATGCAGGTGACCTCACCATTGCCGTTGATCGGGAGTCTGTCGATATCTTCATCGAAAAGGATGCCGACCTAGAAGCTCTAGTCAAGCAGGCCGAGAACGTCGGTTTCGCGATTGCGCCCAACCACCCTAACGCCCGCGACCCCTATGGCGGACTCACTTCGACCGCGTCACGCGCAGGGATCGCGACTATCGACGAAATCAAAGCGAAGATCGCAGATGTAGTCGAACGGCGGGATGAGACACTAAGTAAGGTCGTTGCTGCGTGGAAGGCGCCTGACCATCCTCCACGCCTCGTCATGTCCAAAGCCGGGCTAGCACGACTAGCAATTGTACTTTCGGTGGGCACGGAACAGGCGATACGTCTGATCGAGGAGATGCCGTTCGGCGAGAAACTCCAGGGAGCCTTGATGAAACTGCTCAAGGATAACCTTTCCTAA
- a CDS encoding NAD-dependent succinate-semialdehyde dehydrogenase — protein sequence MSIYPDLRLYIGGEWRKTRDDLTVVNPATEEEIGRLPHARISDLDDALEAAETGFRVWCRTAPRERADIILKASALLRERQEEIARAITAEHGKPLAQARLEVIRGCEFFEWDAGEAVRSYGRVIPSAPGVRYLVHHQPIGVTLGLAPWNFPMSQPARKVAGALAAGCSIILKAAEETPAGALHIARAFHDAGLPKGVLNLVFGTPAEISGHLIRQEAVRLVAFTGSTTVGRHLSGLAAQNDTRALMELGGHAPVIVCEDTDVERAAISGAVRKYRNAGQVCTSPTRFFVHESIFAPFLETFSGRAAATKVGNGMAQDTEMGPLANERRVPALMDLIEDACAKGAELCVGGSPIEGPGYFLKPTVLANVPDDARVMQEEPFGPLAVINPVGSLDEAIARANSVPYGLAAYGFTNRADYIDRMTDEVEAGNLSINTLEASLPETPFGGVKSSGTGREGGTEGLENYMIVKTVSHSMSIV from the coding sequence ATGAGCATCTACCCGGACCTGCGCCTTTATATCGGCGGAGAGTGGCGGAAAACGCGTGACGATCTGACGGTTGTAAACCCGGCGACCGAAGAGGAAATCGGTCGTCTTCCGCATGCGCGCATTTCCGATCTCGACGATGCGCTTGAAGCGGCGGAAACCGGGTTCCGAGTCTGGTGCCGCACGGCCCCGCGCGAGCGTGCCGACATCATTTTGAAGGCTTCGGCCCTGTTGCGCGAACGACAGGAAGAGATCGCCCGGGCCATCACCGCCGAACACGGCAAACCGCTGGCTCAGGCGCGTCTGGAGGTCATTCGGGGCTGTGAGTTCTTCGAATGGGACGCCGGAGAAGCCGTCCGTAGCTACGGACGTGTCATCCCTTCGGCGCCCGGCGTGCGTTACCTGGTGCATCACCAGCCGATCGGTGTGACGCTCGGGCTGGCTCCCTGGAACTTTCCCATGAGCCAGCCAGCGCGCAAGGTGGCCGGCGCACTTGCTGCCGGCTGTTCGATCATCCTCAAGGCAGCCGAGGAAACCCCGGCCGGCGCCCTCCATATTGCCCGCGCCTTTCACGACGCGGGACTACCCAAGGGCGTGCTGAACCTGGTCTTCGGGACACCTGCCGAGATTTCCGGTCACCTCATCCGGCAGGAAGCGGTGCGGCTTGTTGCCTTTACCGGTTCCACAACCGTTGGGCGGCATCTGTCCGGGTTGGCCGCACAAAACGACACGCGCGCGTTAATGGAATTGGGTGGTCATGCACCGGTCATCGTCTGCGAGGATACGGATGTTGAAAGAGCCGCAATCAGTGGCGCGGTGCGCAAGTACCGCAACGCCGGGCAAGTCTGCACCTCCCCAACGCGGTTCTTTGTGCATGAAAGCATTTTCGCGCCCTTCCTGGAAACCTTCAGTGGGCGCGCTGCGGCGACCAAGGTCGGCAATGGCATGGCTCAAGACACTGAAATGGGACCTCTGGCCAACGAACGCCGGGTACCCGCACTCATGGACCTGATCGAAGACGCCTGCGCCAAGGGCGCTGAACTTTGCGTGGGCGGTTCGCCCATTGAAGGTCCCGGCTACTTCCTGAAGCCGACAGTGCTTGCCAATGTGCCCGACGATGCTCGGGTCATGCAGGAAGAGCCCTTTGGTCCCCTGGCGGTGATCAACCCTGTCGGCTCTCTCGACGAAGCGATCGCCCGGGCAAACTCGGTACCTTACGGTCTTGCCGCTTACGGCTTCACCAACCGGGCCGACTATATCGATCGGATGACGGATGAGGTGGAAGCTGGCAACCTGTCGATCAACACACTGGAGGCCTCCCTTCCGGAAACCCCGTTCGGCGGCGTGAAGTCCAGCGGAACCGGCCGCGAAGGCGGCACCGAGGGACTGGAGAACTACATGATCGTCAAAACCGTGTCGCACAGCATGTCGATCGTTTGA
- a CDS encoding LysR substrate-binding domain-containing protein codes for MVTRHTRIVDRALTRLKLRQLRLLIAVGQQGSIQNAAQDLGISQPAATKMIQDLELDFEVKLFERTNRGVVPTVFGATLIRHGKLIFAQVSNAAQELDDLNEGNSGRVVVGTLLAASPALLPAAIETLLKDRPKVAIKIVEGTNEVLMPALLSGEIDMVVGRLPSRRHRAKIVQEKFFDERVLAIVGPQHPLTKARSATFEQLMPFGWILPPVETTLRRQTDQYFVKQDQFVPVVAIESVSYLANRSLLRSHDFVGLMPAHVASLDIERGLLTQVDWTVPFGAGPVGVSHRGEQSLSPAGAAFLTALRQAATQMRYGQTLI; via the coding sequence TTGGTTACCCGGCATACCCGTATCGTCGACCGTGCGCTGACCCGCCTGAAACTGCGTCAGCTCAGGCTTCTGATTGCTGTCGGCCAGCAGGGCAGCATCCAGAACGCAGCGCAGGATCTCGGCATTTCGCAACCTGCCGCCACAAAGATGATCCAGGATCTGGAACTCGACTTCGAGGTCAAGCTGTTCGAACGCACCAATCGCGGTGTGGTGCCTACGGTCTTCGGCGCGACTCTGATCCGTCACGGCAAGCTGATCTTTGCGCAGGTATCGAACGCCGCACAGGAACTGGACGACCTGAACGAGGGCAACAGCGGCCGGGTTGTTGTGGGCACGTTGCTTGCCGCGTCCCCTGCCCTACTGCCTGCGGCGATCGAGACGCTTCTGAAAGACCGTCCGAAGGTTGCGATCAAGATCGTGGAAGGCACCAACGAGGTCCTGATGCCGGCTCTTTTGTCCGGCGAGATCGACATGGTTGTCGGGCGTCTTCCCAGCCGGCGGCACCGTGCAAAAATCGTCCAGGAGAAGTTTTTCGATGAACGCGTTCTGGCAATTGTCGGCCCCCAACACCCGCTGACGAAGGCACGCTCGGCGACATTCGAACAGCTCATGCCTTTCGGCTGGATCCTGCCGCCGGTCGAAACAACGCTTCGCCGCCAAACCGACCAGTATTTCGTCAAGCAGGACCAATTTGTGCCGGTGGTCGCCATCGAGTCCGTTTCCTATCTGGCCAATCGCTCGCTATTGCGCAGCCATGACTTCGTCGGGCTGATGCCTGCGCATGTCGCCTCGCTCGATATTGAACGCGGGCTCCTCACGCAGGTCGACTGGACCGTACCCTTCGGGGCGGGACCGGTGGGGGTGTCGCACCGCGGCGAGCAGAGCCTGTCACCCGCTGGGGCCGCATTCCTGACCGCGCTGCGGCAAGCCGCAACGCAGATGAGATATGGTCAGACCCTAATCTGA
- a CDS encoding aspartate dehydrogenase produces MKIGIIGEGAIARYVCTSLNATHAVLVRSEPPVGKDNDGLLRVLHVNELPGDVDVMIDCAGHAALAEHGPAILERGIDLVTVSLGALADTDLYSRLNSAAERGGARLRLASGSIGALDCLRAAQVGGLSEVTYTGRKPPQSWKGSPAEDRLDLDTLDQAATHFEGSARQAATLYPKNANVAAAVALAGAGFEATKVRLIADPGIAANIHEVKASGAFGSFTFHIEGRALPDNPRSSALAAMSVVAAIERQQSAIVI; encoded by the coding sequence ATGAAAATCGGGATCATTGGCGAAGGCGCTATCGCGCGCTATGTCTGCACCAGTCTGAATGCGACGCATGCGGTACTTGTCAGGTCCGAACCGCCTGTCGGCAAGGACAACGACGGCCTCTTGCGTGTCCTGCACGTGAACGAATTGCCCGGTGATGTCGATGTGATGATCGATTGCGCGGGTCACGCGGCCCTGGCAGAACACGGACCGGCCATCCTCGAGCGGGGCATCGACCTCGTCACGGTTTCCCTTGGAGCGCTGGCCGACACCGATCTTTACAGCCGATTGAATTCGGCAGCCGAGCGGGGCGGTGCCCGGCTTCGTCTGGCAAGCGGATCGATAGGAGCTCTCGACTGCCTGCGGGCTGCGCAGGTTGGCGGGCTGTCAGAGGTTACCTATACAGGCCGAAAACCTCCACAGAGTTGGAAGGGTTCGCCGGCAGAAGACCGGCTGGACCTGGACACGCTCGACCAGGCAGCTACACATTTCGAGGGCAGCGCACGGCAGGCAGCGACCCTTTACCCGAAGAACGCCAATGTCGCCGCCGCCGTGGCGCTGGCCGGGGCAGGTTTTGAAGCGACGAAAGTTCGGCTGATCGCCGATCCCGGCATAGCGGCAAACATCCACGAGGTTAAGGCCTCCGGCGCATTCGGCAGTTTCACGTTCCACATAGAGGGACGTGCGCTCCCGGACAATCCGCGCAGCTCCGCCCTTGCGGCGATGAGCGTCGTTGCCGCCATCGAGCGCCAACAATCAGCTATCGTGATCTGA
- a CDS encoding dihydrodipicolinate synthase family protein, translating into MDYAKHEAKAHARETMRGIWAAALNPFDKDLAFDEAGLRRNIRHWIDDLGIRGLFIAGKQGEFWSMSLEERKHNMSVAVDECAGKAGTIMSISDQNVGTVLELGRHAEACGADYVVVHAPMLSFCHDRGEVLYNYYKYLCDRLDIGIAMWSHPDSGYLMEPETCARIAELPNIMAIKYSVPREMYARLTRMVGDRILVSTSAEEDWLDNIEELGWQLYLCSSPPYQIQTRNDRRMHEYTELAFAGKFDAARRVRDSLAPVREAIRKTKPGGKPTAHGKYWQELLGQVGGRVRHPMLELTETEKASVCAAFEDCGLHL; encoded by the coding sequence GTGGACTATGCAAAACACGAAGCAAAGGCACATGCCCGCGAGACGATGCGCGGCATCTGGGCGGCTGCTTTGAATCCTTTCGACAAAGACCTGGCATTCGATGAGGCCGGGCTGCGCCGCAACATCCGCCACTGGATCGACGACCTGGGCATCAGAGGCCTTTTCATCGCCGGCAAGCAAGGCGAGTTCTGGTCGATGTCGCTGGAAGAGCGCAAGCACAATATGAGCGTTGCGGTGGACGAATGCGCCGGCAAGGCCGGAACAATCATGTCGATCTCCGACCAGAACGTCGGCACTGTGCTGGAGCTTGGGCGTCATGCCGAAGCTTGCGGTGCCGATTACGTTGTGGTTCACGCGCCGATGCTCAGCTTCTGCCACGACCGGGGCGAGGTTCTGTACAATTACTACAAGTATCTGTGCGACAGGCTCGATATCGGCATCGCCATGTGGAGCCACCCTGACAGCGGCTACCTGATGGAGCCTGAAACCTGCGCGCGGATCGCCGAACTGCCCAATATCATGGCAATTAAATATTCCGTCCCGCGTGAGATGTATGCACGACTGACCCGGATGGTCGGCGACAGGATACTGGTTTCGACATCCGCTGAAGAAGACTGGCTCGACAATATCGAGGAGCTGGGATGGCAGCTTTACCTCTGCTCGTCTCCCCCCTACCAGATCCAGACCCGGAACGACCGCCGGATGCACGAATACACCGAACTAGCCTTTGCCGGAAAATTCGACGCGGCCCGGCGGGTCCGCGACAGCCTGGCGCCGGTGCGCGAGGCAATCCGCAAGACGAAGCCAGGTGGCAAACCAACTGCGCACGGCAAATACTGGCAAGAGCTTCTCGGCCAGGTCGGCGGCCGGGTCCGCCATCCCATGCTGGAACTGACGGAGACAGAAAAGGCCTCGGTCTGCGCCGCGTTCGAGGATTGTGGCCTGCATCTGTGA
- a CDS encoding 3-hydroxyanthranilate 3,4-dioxygenase codes for MSRLSAFNFKQWIDEHRHLLKPPVGNQQIWENADLMVTVVGGPNKRTDYHDDPVEEFFYQLEGDMVLKIYDGKEFYDVPIREGEIFLLPPHVRHSPQRPQEGSIGLVVEPKRQTGELDAIEWYCFDCGTRVHRAEMQLESIVRDLPPVYESFYASEEARTCPNCGTVHPGKEPPEGWVQL; via the coding sequence ATGTCCAGATTGAGTGCATTCAACTTCAAGCAATGGATCGACGAGCATCGCCATCTGCTGAAACCGCCAGTTGGAAACCAGCAGATCTGGGAAAATGCAGACCTGATGGTGACCGTCGTCGGCGGACCCAACAAGCGCACTGACTATCACGACGATCCAGTGGAAGAGTTCTTCTATCAGCTCGAAGGCGACATGGTGCTGAAGATCTACGATGGCAAGGAATTCTACGATGTGCCGATCCGCGAAGGCGAGATCTTCCTGTTGCCACCGCACGTTCGCCATTCACCGCAAAGGCCACAGGAAGGTTCGATTGGCCTCGTGGTCGAGCCCAAACGCCAAACCGGAGAGCTCGACGCCATCGAATGGTATTGCTTCGACTGCGGAACGCGCGTGCATCGCGCAGAGATGCAGCTGGAATCGATCGTGAGAGACCTGCCTCCGGTTTACGAGAGTTTTTATGCGTCCGAGGAAGCACGCACGTGCCCGAACTGCGGAACGGTGCATCCGGGTAAGGAACCGCCCGAGGGCTGGGTGCAGCTCTGA
- a CDS encoding TRAP transporter substrate-binding protein produces MKLIAKMLAGAAIASAFVMPATAKDFRIGLITPPPHIWTKAAEAFGAELAEKSGGTHSLTVFPARQLGNEAEMLQQLQTGALDMAFMTVAEVSNRAPDLGAFYAPYLANDVAHAGRILRSDTARSLLDQLPATVGVVGTGYGMAGLRQIVSRGKVTSAADLAGLKLRITPFEPILDFYNALGAAPTPMPLPSVYDALANGQVDAIDMDAELIWVLKYYENADTIVQSDHMMFPMVGLVSAKVWAGLPEDDRALIGQLMSQHVDSTIDSYIGKEQGWLDQIAGTGKTYTKVGPEFFGDAVDQWNAIWVEKSSALNDLRTVSAETAN; encoded by the coding sequence ATGAAACTTATCGCCAAGATGCTTGCAGGTGCCGCGATCGCGTCGGCCTTTGTTATGCCCGCCACTGCAAAAGACTTCCGCATCGGCCTGATAACACCGCCGCCGCATATCTGGACCAAGGCCGCTGAAGCCTTCGGCGCGGAACTGGCGGAGAAAAGCGGCGGAACCCACAGTCTGACGGTCTTTCCAGCCCGTCAGCTTGGAAACGAGGCGGAGATGCTGCAGCAGTTGCAGACCGGTGCTCTCGACATGGCCTTTATGACCGTGGCCGAAGTCTCCAATCGCGCGCCGGACCTAGGGGCATTCTATGCGCCTTATCTGGCAAACGACGTGGCTCATGCCGGGCGCATCCTGCGATCGGATACGGCAAGGAGTCTGCTTGACCAGCTTCCCGCCACCGTTGGCGTGGTCGGGACCGGTTACGGCATGGCCGGTCTGCGCCAGATTGTCAGTCGGGGCAAAGTGACCTCCGCGGCCGATCTTGCTGGGCTAAAACTCCGGATCACACCGTTCGAACCGATACTCGATTTCTACAATGCCTTGGGCGCGGCGCCGACGCCCATGCCGCTGCCTTCGGTCTATGATGCGCTCGCCAATGGTCAGGTGGACGCGATCGATATGGACGCGGAACTGATCTGGGTCCTGAAATACTACGAGAATGCCGACACAATCGTGCAATCGGATCACATGATGTTCCCGATGGTCGGTCTTGTTTCGGCCAAGGTCTGGGCAGGTCTGCCGGAAGATGACCGGGCGCTGATCGGGCAGCTCATGTCGCAGCACGTGGACAGCACCATCGACAGTTACATCGGCAAGGAACAAGGGTGGCTGGACCAGATCGCTGGTACCGGCAAGACCTACACCAAGGTTGGTCCGGAGTTTTTCGGCGATGCGGTGGACCAGTGGAATGCAATCTGGGTCGAAAAATCCTCTGCACTGAATGACCTGCGTACCGTTTCTGCGGAAACGGCGAACTGA
- a CDS encoding TRAP transporter small permease codes for MLMRISSAWARIEIALAACLAVSVTLLILLNVVTRSLGSALYWVDELAIYAMAWMTFLGASAAIHFGHSVAITVLTDALPAGARRVVAILVDVIVLVFALFMLWFCWRWFGLYMLGQQGFDVLAFQAKTFNFIYAEPTTTLGIGKVWVWSVMWLFAFGATLHGLANLFSRPGAVTEPAQ; via the coding sequence ATGTTGATGCGTATCTCGTCGGCCTGGGCGCGGATTGAAATTGCCCTTGCCGCATGTCTGGCCGTTTCCGTGACGCTGCTCATCCTTCTCAATGTTGTTACCCGCAGCCTCGGCTCGGCCCTGTACTGGGTCGATGAGCTGGCGATCTACGCGATGGCATGGATGACCTTCCTGGGCGCTTCGGCTGCGATCCATTTCGGCCATTCCGTTGCCATCACCGTTCTGACCGACGCTTTACCGGCCGGAGCCAGGCGGGTCGTGGCAATCCTTGTCGATGTCATCGTTCTGGTGTTCGCGCTTTTCATGCTCTGGTTCTGCTGGCGCTGGTTCGGCCTTTATATGCTGGGGCAGCAAGGGTTTGATGTGCTGGCCTTTCAGGCAAAAACCTTCAATTTCATCTATGCAGAACCGACGACCACCCTTGGTATTGGCAAGGTGTGGGTCTGGAGCGTGATGTGGCTGTTTGCCTTCGGCGCGACACTCCACGGCCTGGCCAATTTGTTCTCCCGCCCTGGAGCTGTAACGGAACCTGCGCAATGA
- a CDS encoding TRAP transporter large permease, translating into MTPLIFIVNLLLAVPVALVLALTAIWYIWESGNTILYDSFAQKMFSGIENYGLLAIPLFMLTGEMMNEGGMTRRLINAARIFVGGFRGGLAYINLLANMFMAAIIGSATAQIAVMARAMTPEMEKEGYDKGFAAATTAAGGLLAPVIPPSMMFVIFGVLAQIPIGDMFLAGVVPGLMLAVSFALVIAAVGFLRGFPRGAWYTGREAVSALLFCLPAALIPLAIIGGILFGIATPTESAAIASLIAFLVGWLVYRELKPSTLFAMFRRTAVSASMIIFMIAAANVFGWVIIYEALPQKLASLITSLTADPFVFLLIVNVVLLGVGMVIDGIAAVILITPILLPIAMNNYEISPYQFGVVICLNLVLGLLTPPVGVGLYIASTMSGTSPGRILRALWPFLLAVAVVLILLSRFPSLSTMLIQT; encoded by the coding sequence ATGACGCCGCTCATCTTCATCGTCAATCTGCTACTCGCGGTTCCGGTCGCCCTGGTCCTTGCGCTGACGGCGATCTGGTACATCTGGGAATCCGGTAACACCATTCTTTACGACAGCTTCGCTCAGAAGATGTTCTCAGGAATTGAGAACTACGGGCTTCTCGCCATCCCGCTTTTCATGCTGACCGGCGAAATGATGAACGAAGGCGGTATGACGCGGCGCCTGATCAATGCAGCCCGGATCTTTGTCGGCGGTTTTCGCGGTGGGCTTGCCTATATCAACCTGCTGGCCAACATGTTCATGGCAGCGATCATCGGTTCGGCCACTGCACAGATCGCGGTGATGGCGCGCGCCATGACGCCGGAAATGGAAAAAGAGGGCTACGACAAGGGTTTTGCCGCAGCCACCACGGCGGCAGGCGGTCTGCTTGCCCCCGTCATTCCGCCGTCGATGATGTTCGTAATCTTCGGCGTTCTGGCACAGATCCCCATCGGCGACATGTTTCTGGCAGGTGTCGTGCCGGGACTGATGCTGGCGGTTTCCTTCGCGTTGGTTATCGCGGCAGTCGGTTTCCTGCGTGGCTTTCCAAGAGGAGCCTGGTACACGGGCCGCGAGGCCGTATCCGCTCTGCTCTTTTGTCTGCCGGCAGCCCTCATTCCGCTTGCGATTATTGGCGGCATTCTTTTCGGCATTGCGACACCTACGGAATCCGCGGCCATTGCCTCACTCATTGCGTTTTTGGTCGGCTGGCTCGTCTACCGCGAATTGAAGCCGTCCACTCTCTTTGCAATGTTCAGGCGTACCGCGGTCAGTGCCTCGATGATCATTTTCATGATCGCCGCCGCCAACGTGTTCGGTTGGGTGATTATCTACGAAGCACTGCCGCAGAAACTTGCCAGCCTTATTACTTCGCTCACTGCCGATCCGTTTGTGTTCCTATTGATCGTCAACGTGGTCCTGCTAGGCGTTGGCATGGTGATCGACGGCATCGCCGCGGTTATTCTGATTACCCCGATCCTGCTGCCCATTGCGATGAACAACTATGAGATCAGCCCTTACCAGTTCGGTGTCGTGATCTGCCTGAACCTCGTCCTCGGGCTGCTGACGCCTCCTGTTGGTGTGGGCCTATATATTGCATCGACGATGAGTGGCACCTCACCGGGTCGTATCCTGCGCGCACTCTGGCCATTCCTGCTGGCGGTCGCGGTGGTTTTGATCCTACTCAGCCGCTTTCCATCGCTCTCCACCATGCTCATCCAGACATGA
- a CDS encoding M48 family metalloprotease: MLKIITRIAAIELVRSVALIAAAASAFCLVMLSFNILSLPYSILVGDIPLQDWQVFVLALGLALLPAVFVAKVPSVGAGAFDITFATRRPSQREMDLISKVEAVLQERSSVSEIKFPRIVWRVQDCGELNAFAYAHNRICFTKGLLLKYGDTPSGIERLAGIAAHEIGHLCNWDTRILMFLHYLNLPVNLGIGLANGTLNRIPFIGFLFTAITAILRIPANAAQMLNSSVSRLTEYEADRFAARLMDGVGISEILDDFSELGERKNDTFSTWLMRSHPPAELRHEEVSKRVS; the protein is encoded by the coding sequence ATGTTAAAAATCATCACAAGGATTGCAGCTATTGAACTAGTCCGTTCCGTCGCTCTGATCGCCGCAGCAGCCTCGGCATTCTGCCTGGTTATGCTCTCTTTCAACATACTGTCGTTGCCGTACTCGATCTTAGTTGGCGACATCCCTCTTCAGGACTGGCAGGTTTTTGTCCTGGCGCTTGGACTAGCGCTTCTGCCGGCAGTCTTTGTTGCCAAAGTACCGTCAGTCGGTGCAGGCGCTTTCGATATCACCTTCGCTACAAGGCGCCCTTCTCAAAGGGAAATGGACCTGATCAGCAAAGTTGAGGCAGTCCTGCAGGAAAGATCGTCTGTCTCCGAGATCAAATTTCCCAGGATCGTTTGGCGAGTACAGGATTGCGGTGAACTCAATGCCTTTGCCTACGCCCATAATCGGATCTGCTTTACGAAGGGGCTGCTGCTGAAATACGGAGACACACCATCTGGCATCGAGCGCCTTGCCGGAATAGCCGCTCACGAAATTGGACACCTGTGTAATTGGGATACCCGGATCCTGATGTTCCTCCATTATCTCAATCTGCCGGTCAACCTTGGTATTGGTTTGGCAAACGGCACGCTCAACCGAATTCCTTTCATCGGGTTCCTCTTCACCGCCATCACGGCGATTTTGCGCATTCCGGCCAACGCTGCCCAAATGCTCAACAGCTCGGTATCCAGGCTAACCGAATACGAAGCCGACCGCTTTGCGGCCCGGCTTATGGATGGCGTTGGGATTTCTGAGATCCTGGATGACTTCTCGGAATTGGGCGAAAGAAAGAACGACACATTCAGTACGTGGCTAATGCGTTCCCACCCTCCGGCGGAACTTCGCCATGAAGAGGTCTCAAAACGGGTGTCCTGA
- a CDS encoding helix-turn-helix domain-containing protein, whose amino-acid sequence MSERRPFREVKLQWLRLLSCDANINDNAKCVALYIVTAHVNGHTEKAWPSYKTIAEATGKSIKSIQRAIRDLEIGEWLCVQRGNGVGHNTEYCPTDASILKACELREKTDKSVPEGGQMCLAKVVKSVHQT is encoded by the coding sequence ATGAGCGAGCGCCGTCCATTCCGGGAAGTGAAGCTTCAGTGGCTGAGACTGCTGAGCTGTGATGCCAATATCAACGACAATGCCAAGTGCGTCGCACTATATATCGTGACCGCACATGTGAACGGCCACACCGAGAAGGCGTGGCCGTCCTACAAGACCATTGCCGAAGCAACCGGCAAGAGTATCAAGTCCATCCAACGCGCCATCCGAGATCTGGAAATCGGTGAATGGCTTTGCGTTCAACGCGGGAATGGCGTCGGGCACAATACGGAGTATTGCCCTACCGACGCCTCGATCTTAAAGGCCTGCGAGCTTCGAGAAAAGACGGACAAATCTGTCCCGGAAGGCGGTCAGATGTGTCTGGCGAAGGTGGTCAAATCTGTCCACCAAACTTAG